The Nitrospira tepida genome includes a window with the following:
- a CDS encoding ABC transporter ATP-binding protein, whose amino-acid sequence MPSPLPAATAVSEQPRSCPYTIRNLWFHYPASHPALHRAVPWVIQDLSLDVRSGEILGVLGPNGSGKSSLVKILAGLLRPQRGAIQMFGADLSQLTPRDRARRIAVVFQDAPITFPMTIRELVLRGRYPHRSETGLFSGWGWESVQDHEIVRQSMDEVEIAHLADRPLHSISAGERQRAYLARALAQRTPVLILDEPTAYLDVHHQVACFRILHRLQLARKQTIVIVTHDLHLAGHLCDRILLLSHGLTAALGPPHEVLQADRLESVFHCRVRVLVEPHPLTSRPMVTAYPDLRMETGSQSPP is encoded by the coding sequence ATGCCAAGCCCATTGCCCGCCGCGACTGCGGTGAGCGAACAACCACGATCCTGCCCCTACACCATCCGGAATCTCTGGTTTCACTACCCAGCCTCACATCCCGCGCTTCATCGTGCCGTTCCCTGGGTCATCCAGGATCTGTCGCTTGACGTCCGGTCAGGAGAAATCCTGGGCGTCCTTGGTCCAAACGGATCCGGGAAGAGCTCTCTCGTCAAAATCCTGGCGGGCCTGCTCCGCCCGCAACGCGGCGCGATACAGATGTTCGGAGCGGATCTCAGCCAGCTTACTCCCCGGGATCGGGCTCGGCGCATCGCCGTCGTGTTCCAGGATGCGCCTATCACCTTTCCAATGACCATCCGGGAACTCGTCCTGAGGGGGCGCTACCCCCATCGTTCCGAGACCGGGCTGTTTTCCGGTTGGGGATGGGAATCGGTGCAGGATCATGAGATCGTTCGGCAGTCGATGGACGAGGTCGAAATTGCCCACCTGGCGGATCGCCCCCTCCATTCAATATCGGCCGGGGAACGACAGCGGGCCTATCTCGCCAGAGCCCTGGCGCAGCGGACACCGGTGCTGATTCTGGACGAACCGACGGCCTATCTTGATGTCCATCACCAGGTCGCCTGCTTCCGGATCTTGCACCGCCTGCAGCTCGCGCGGAAACAGACGATTGTGATCGTCACCCATGACCTGCATCTCGCCGGCCATCTCTGTGATCGCATCCTGTTGTTGAGCCATGGATTGACGGCGGCGCTGGGACCGCCGCATGAGGTGCTTCAGGCCGACCGCCTCGAATCGGTGTTCCACTGTCGGGTTCGGGTCCTTGTCGAGCCCCATCCCCTGACCTCTCGTCCGATGGTCACCGCCTATCCCGATCTGCGGATGGAAACAGGGAGTCAGTCGCCGCCATAG
- a CDS encoding TonB-dependent receptor plug domain-containing protein — protein MQDHRWGPMALMIGMCVMGWGAPEASAADTEEEPVPVRDVIISATKTEIDASKATSAVEVIRGEEMERKKFRSVLDALRLAQGITAFQSGGPGNIATVQMRGTKSAHTMVVIDGVIANSPNSGLFNFGNLSADNIERIEILRGAQSMLWGSDAMGGVIHIITKKGSGAPTANAFLEYGSFATLREGLSASGARGPFDFSFTLTRWDTSSFSSTNYQRGAYERDGFHNWNTSARIGAALPHHGRLDLTVRWWNADVDFDGQTGNSEPADMFGSRQTTRNLLLSGVYEQPITDWWSQKLTLAQGTERFMSQSGPAGFNVTTGQPIVPDPFCGFPAPAGSCFFPFAADFKTINRRLEWQHNVQIGKPLLLTAGYQFREEFGDNAQDFGADSAKRRIASNAGFAQAQVNLQDRLLLTAGIRYDSYNTFGDATTYRVTAGYHIHETGTKLRGSYATGFKAPTLNDLFFQSGGFPVSNPNLKPERSQSLDAGLDQSLWKGRVLLSGGYFWNHFRDLIQFPLLGAPSLCPPETFGFCPVNIAAARTQGWEFSGKISLMDGLELKAQYTNTHARDLTTGKRLARWPVDQASVGLAYQPIAPLHVFIDYRFVGARNNDIANSPGQRLGSFGVVNVAASYDLTKRWQIYGRIDNLLGQDYEEILTFGTPIRSVFGGIKFTY, from the coding sequence ATGCAGGATCATCGTTGGGGCCCAATGGCCCTGATGATCGGGATGTGCGTCATGGGCTGGGGAGCACCGGAGGCCTCCGCAGCCGACACAGAAGAGGAGCCGGTGCCGGTGCGGGATGTCATCATCAGCGCGACGAAAACCGAAATTGATGCCAGCAAGGCCACGAGCGCCGTCGAGGTGATTCGCGGCGAGGAGATGGAGCGGAAGAAATTCAGATCCGTCCTGGATGCCTTGCGCCTGGCCCAAGGCATCACGGCCTTCCAATCCGGCGGTCCCGGCAACATTGCTACCGTGCAAATGCGAGGGACGAAGAGCGCTCACACCATGGTGGTGATCGACGGGGTCATCGCCAACAGCCCCAACTCCGGCCTGTTCAACTTCGGCAACCTGTCGGCAGATAACATTGAACGGATCGAGATCCTCCGCGGCGCCCAGAGCATGTTATGGGGCTCCGACGCGATGGGCGGAGTGATCCATATCATTACCAAGAAGGGAAGCGGCGCTCCCACGGCCAATGCTTTTCTGGAATATGGTTCCTTCGCCACGTTGCGGGAGGGGCTATCGGCATCGGGAGCCAGGGGACCCTTCGATTTTTCCTTTACATTGACCCGCTGGGACACCAGCAGCTTCTCCTCGACCAACTACCAGCGTGGGGCCTACGAACGGGACGGCTTCCATAATTGGAATACCTCGGCCAGGATCGGGGCGGCGTTGCCGCACCACGGCCGGCTGGACCTCACCGTGCGCTGGTGGAATGCCGATGTCGATTTCGACGGACAGACAGGCAACAGCGAGCCGGCGGACATGTTCGGAAGCCGCCAGACGACCAGGAACCTGCTTCTCAGCGGTGTCTATGAGCAACCGATCACGGACTGGTGGAGTCAGAAGCTGACCTTGGCCCAAGGGACCGAACGGTTCATGTCGCAGAGCGGCCCGGCCGGATTCAACGTCACGACCGGCCAGCCGATTGTCCCGGATCCCTTCTGTGGCTTTCCCGCTCCGGCCGGATCCTGTTTTTTCCCCTTCGCCGCCGACTTCAAAACCATCAATCGCCGGTTGGAATGGCAACACAATGTTCAGATCGGCAAACCGCTCCTCCTAACCGCCGGATACCAGTTCCGCGAGGAATTCGGAGACAACGCGCAGGATTTCGGCGCCGATTCGGCCAAACGGCGGATCGCCTCCAATGCCGGATTCGCGCAGGCGCAGGTCAATCTCCAGGACCGATTGTTGCTGACCGCCGGCATCCGATACGACAGCTATAACACCTTCGGCGACGCCACCACCTACCGGGTGACTGCCGGATATCACATCCATGAAACCGGGACGAAGCTCCGCGGCAGTTATGCCACAGGGTTCAAGGCTCCCACCCTGAACGATTTGTTCTTTCAATCGGGCGGCTTTCCGGTCAGCAACCCGAATCTAAAACCGGAACGCAGCCAAAGCTTGGATGCGGGTCTCGATCAAAGCTTATGGAAAGGGCGCGTTCTGCTGAGCGGCGGATACTTCTGGAATCACTTCCGCGACTTGATCCAATTCCCATTATTAGGCGCGCCCTCCCTGTGCCCGCCCGAGACGTTTGGCTTCTGCCCCGTGAACATCGCCGCAGCCAGAACGCAGGGGTGGGAGTTTTCCGGCAAGATCAGCCTGATGGACGGCCTGGAGTTGAAAGCGCAATACACGAACACCCATGCGCGGGACCTGACGACCGGCAAACGCCTGGCCCGCTGGCCGGTTGACCAGGCCAGCGTCGGGCTGGCTTATCAACCGATCGCGCCGCTTCACGTGTTTATCGACTACCGGTTTGTCGGCGCACGGAACAATGACATTGCCAACTCGCCGGGACAGCGCCTCGGCTCCTTCGGCGTGGTGAACGTCGCCGCGAGCTATGACCTCACCAAACGCTGGCAGATTTATGGTCGCATCGACAATCTGCTCGGCCAAGACTATGAAGAGATTTTAACCTTTGGGACGCCGATCCGCTCCGTCTTCGGAGGCATCAAGTTCACCTATTGA
- a CDS encoding cobyric acid synthase, translating to MKSIQPRARAIAVLGTASDVGKTAVSAGLCRILVRHGIRVAPFKAQNMALNSFVTPEGGEIGRAQALQARACGLDPHVDMNPILLKPESDRRSQVIVRGQAIQSLEAQAYFDRREEIWAIVRESYDRLAGAYEAIVIEGAGSAAEVNLREHDVVNWRTARWADAKVLLVADIDRGGVFAQMLGTLDLLAPDERRRVIALVVNKFRGDPRLFADGQQYLEARTGLPVWLVPFLPDAHLDQEDRLDLAASAQRAFLDSSVNVAVVLLPRLSNFTDFNALAREEGLSLRYVATPEDLSHADVIILPGTKNTLDDLRYLVERGFGPALKAHVDRGGELIGICGGYQMMGRHIHDPDGLEAGGSSPGFGFLDIQTELKSPKICRRVRGRVSALEGLDDCVIEGYEIHMGRITGRTRSSCFTLHRPATDEAFRSCDPSLSEEEGTWAFGGRVWGTSIHGLFDHASFRLGWMNRARTRKGLPAIGLATHLSASASLDSALDRWADHLERHMNLASIIEGFERSFPSG from the coding sequence ATGAAGTCCATACAACCTCGCGCCAGGGCCATCGCCGTGCTGGGAACGGCCTCCGATGTCGGAAAGACCGCTGTCTCGGCGGGCTTGTGCCGGATTCTGGTTCGTCACGGCATCCGCGTCGCTCCCTTCAAAGCCCAGAACATGGCGCTGAACTCGTTCGTCACGCCGGAGGGCGGGGAAATCGGGCGCGCCCAAGCGTTGCAGGCGCGGGCCTGTGGATTGGACCCTCACGTGGATATGAATCCCATTCTGCTGAAACCGGAATCCGACAGGCGTTCCCAGGTTATTGTTCGAGGTCAGGCAATCCAGTCACTGGAGGCTCAGGCATATTTTGACCGGCGGGAGGAGATCTGGGCCATCGTGCGCGAGAGCTACGATCGCCTTGCGGGCGCCTACGAGGCGATTGTTATCGAAGGAGCGGGCAGCGCCGCGGAGGTGAACCTTCGCGAGCATGACGTGGTCAACTGGCGGACGGCCCGCTGGGCCGATGCCAAGGTCCTGCTCGTCGCGGACATCGATCGCGGCGGCGTATTCGCGCAAATGCTGGGCACCTTGGACCTCTTGGCGCCAGACGAACGCCGCCGCGTCATCGCGCTTGTCGTCAACAAGTTTCGCGGCGACCCCAGACTGTTTGCCGATGGCCAACAGTATCTTGAAGCGCGCACCGGGCTTCCCGTTTGGCTCGTGCCCTTTCTCCCGGATGCGCATCTCGACCAGGAAGACCGCCTGGACCTGGCCGCCTCCGCTCAGCGAGCATTCTTGGATTCCTCTGTGAATGTCGCCGTGGTGCTGCTGCCCCGCCTGAGCAACTTCACCGACTTCAATGCGCTCGCCCGCGAGGAGGGTCTGAGCCTCCGGTATGTCGCCACCCCAGAGGACCTGAGCCACGCCGATGTCATCATCCTTCCGGGCACGAAAAACACCCTCGACGACCTTCGATATCTCGTTGAGCGGGGATTCGGGCCCGCTTTGAAGGCCCACGTGGACCGGGGAGGGGAGTTGATCGGCATTTGCGGCGGCTATCAAATGATGGGCCGGCACATTCACGATCCGGACGGCCTCGAAGCAGGCGGTTCCTCGCCAGGCTTCGGCTTCCTGGACATCCAGACAGAACTGAAATCGCCCAAGATCTGCCGGCGTGTCCGGGGACGGGTATCGGCTCTCGAAGGACTAGACGATTGCGTGATCGAGGGCTATGAAATCCACATGGGTCGGATCACCGGACGTACGAGGTCGTCCTGTTTTACGCTCCACCGTCCCGCAACCGATGAAGCATTTCGCTCGTGCGATCCCAGCCTGTCCGAGGAAGAAGGGACCTGGGCCTTCGGAGGCCGGGTCTGGGGCACGAGCATCCACGGCCTGTTCGACCATGCGTCGTTTCGGTTGGGATGGATGAACCGCGCCAGAACCAGAAAGGGCCTCCCGGCGATTGGCCTTGCCACCCATCTTTCCGCTTCCGCCTCTCTCGACAGCGCCTTAGACCGATGGGCCGATCACCTCGAGCGCCATATGAATCTCGCATCCATCATAGAAGGCTTCGAGCGATCTTTTCCCAGTGGCTGA
- a CDS encoding cob(I)yrinic acid a,c-diamide adenosyltransferase, which produces MKTRKGGMRITKVYTRTGDKGRTRLAGGQQVWKDSARVEAYGTVDELNAAIGVVRSCMPSGQGPNPDPVRLDQELGWVQHKLFDLGALLATAPGQTFPNMPQIAQQDVTRLERLIDTCQKDLPPLKEFLLPGGSLVPSLLHLARTICRRAERHCVRLSREEPADGMAIIFLNRLSDTFFVLARWVAHRRREPEVLWDRHPPTRTP; this is translated from the coding sequence ATGAAGACGAGAAAAGGGGGCATGCGGATCACCAAGGTCTATACCCGCACCGGCGATAAGGGGCGGACCAGGTTGGCCGGCGGGCAGCAGGTGTGGAAGGACAGCGCGCGGGTGGAGGCCTACGGGACGGTGGACGAACTCAATGCGGCCATCGGCGTGGTCCGTTCCTGTATGCCATCCGGGCAGGGGCCCAATCCTGACCCTGTGCGGCTGGATCAGGAACTTGGGTGGGTCCAACACAAACTGTTCGACCTCGGTGCCCTGCTCGCGACGGCACCGGGCCAGACCTTTCCGAACATGCCTCAGATTGCGCAACAGGATGTCACTCGTCTCGAGCGGCTCATCGATACCTGCCAAAAGGACTTGCCGCCGCTCAAAGAGTTTCTCCTTCCGGGTGGCAGTCTCGTGCCAAGCCTGCTGCATTTGGCGCGGACGATTTGCCGACGGGCCGAACGTCACTGTGTTCGGCTCTCCCGCGAGGAGCCCGCCGACGGCATGGCCATCATCTTTCTCAACCGGCTGAGCGACACGTTCTTTGTGCTGGCCCGGTGGGTCGCCCACCGCCGCCGCGAACCCGAGGTCCTCTGGGATCGCCATCCACCAACCCGGACTCCGTAG
- a CDS encoding Tll0287-like domain-containing protein has protein sequence MITPRAMLCACLIVWAAVVGAGSPAWATDEAETSELLIKMVKAGRATVSEHQELINDASKGNKGFTGDFLAEQVITRFRNQTKIDLTRPTNLPQANVLLSLLEAEREVVDEAQIVINKQGVGFKGFLPAVFARKTGERFYRKTGIRIKLTGIDYRNPNNRPDEFESEVLKLFSDSRHPKGQPYAKATMLNGKPVYRLMDPEYAGPSCLSCHGNPKGERDITGMRKEGWKEGELAGALSIVYPMR, from the coding sequence ATGATCACCCCGCGCGCAATGCTCTGTGCCTGTCTGATCGTCTGGGCCGCCGTCGTTGGAGCCGGCTCACCGGCATGGGCCACTGACGAAGCCGAAACGAGCGAACTGCTTATCAAGATGGTCAAAGCTGGCCGGGCGACCGTCTCCGAACATCAGGAATTGATCAACGACGCCTCCAAGGGCAACAAGGGATTTACAGGAGATTTTCTGGCGGAACAGGTCATCACCCGCTTCCGGAACCAAACCAAGATCGACCTGACGCGCCCCACCAATCTGCCCCAGGCCAATGTGCTGCTGAGTCTGCTTGAAGCCGAACGAGAGGTCGTGGACGAAGCACAGATCGTCATCAACAAGCAGGGCGTCGGATTCAAGGGCTTCCTGCCCGCCGTCTTTGCGCGCAAGACCGGAGAACGGTTCTATCGGAAGACCGGCATCCGCATCAAATTGACCGGCATCGACTATCGCAATCCGAACAACCGTCCCGATGAGTTCGAGTCGGAGGTGCTCAAACTGTTTTCCGACAGCCGGCATCCGAAGGGACAACCCTATGCCAAGGCGACGATGTTGAACGGCAAACCGGTTTATCGGCTGATGGACCCGGAATATGCCGGCCCATCGTGCCTGTCTTGTCACGGCAATCCAAAGGGCGAACGGGACATCACCGGCATGCGAAAGGAAGGCTGGAAGGAAGGAGAACTGGCAGGCGCCCTGAGTATCGTCTATCCCATGAGATAA
- a CDS encoding response regulator transcription factor encodes MSKIVVCDDSYSELQIIEGYLKAANHTVVTYPNTDKLEDKLAAEKPDLVILDVVMPGRNGFQACRDLKNDDRFKHIPVVLCTSKGQDSDKFWGEQQGANGYVVKPFKAEDLLAAVKRAMH; translated from the coding sequence ATGAGCAAGATCGTGGTCTGCGATGATTCCTACTCCGAACTGCAAATCATCGAGGGGTATCTGAAAGCCGCCAACCACACCGTCGTTACGTATCCCAATACCGATAAGCTCGAGGACAAGCTGGCGGCGGAGAAGCCGGATCTGGTCATCCTCGATGTGGTCATGCCGGGCCGAAACGGCTTCCAAGCCTGCCGCGACCTAAAGAACGACGACCGGTTCAAACACATTCCCGTCGTCCTCTGCACCTCCAAAGGACAGGACAGCGACAAGTTTTGGGGTGAACAACAGGGGGCCAACGGCTACGTCGTGAAACCGTTCAAAGCGGAAGATCTCTTGGCCGCCGTGAAACGAGCGATGCATTGA
- a CDS encoding chemotaxis protein CheW yields the protein MAQIDVPVLSTAAAAAHTFRACLFVIAGEWLAIDLRYVREVFPVESVTPVPKMPSVLVGVANLRGTVMPLVDIRPALGLPPAPVPQKLAVVIKHGPQQAGLLIDDVPEIRTVSADALLTPPSQADRSAQPFIAALLPIDGKMGGLIEVPALLSIVERG from the coding sequence ATGGCACAGATTGACGTCCCCGTTCTCTCCACGGCGGCCGCGGCCGCGCACACCTTCCGCGCCTGTCTCTTCGTCATCGCGGGTGAATGGCTCGCGATTGATCTGCGATATGTACGGGAGGTGTTCCCCGTCGAGTCCGTAACCCCCGTCCCGAAAATGCCGTCCGTCCTCGTCGGCGTGGCGAACCTGCGGGGCACCGTCATGCCGCTGGTGGATATACGGCCGGCGTTGGGGTTGCCGCCCGCGCCTGTTCCCCAAAAACTCGCCGTGGTGATCAAGCATGGCCCTCAACAAGCCGGTCTCTTGATCGACGACGTGCCCGAGATTCGCACCGTGTCGGCAGACGCCTTGCTCACGCCACCGTCACAAGCAGACCGGAGCGCACAGCCGTTCATTGCCGCGCTGCTCCCGATCGATGGCAAGATGGGCGGACTCATCGAAGTCCCTGCGCTGCTCTCCATCGTCGAGCGAGGTTAG